CTTCGACATAGGTTCTTCGATTCGAAGTGAATTGAGAGCCGTGACGGCTGTGCCAGTTCCGCTCCCAGATCAGGTCCAGCCAACGATCTTCGCGGGACATGGCAATACGCATTGCACGAAGCGCCCATTCTGCAGGTTCAATTCCCAGAGCCAACCCATGCCCCACACGGTCTCCTCCATTGAGGGGAATGTGTTCGATTGCTTCATCCATGTAGCGGAGGCCTGTAGCCAGATGAACGAAATCTTCTCCTACATGTACCGTCGACCTTAGTCGCGGCGGTTCCGGCTTTGAATGAGCTCGCTCTCGTTCTGAAATCTGGCGGACGCCTTCATGGACGGCTTTGAACATCGGAGAAATGACCCAGGTGGGGACCCCATGCTCATCACGACAGGCATCAAGTCCTCGCAATAAAAACAGTAAATCAGGGAAACGTTTTAGAGTATGTCTAATCACATCGGAACGTTTCTGGGTATGTCGCGAAAATGCCTGCCAACGAAAGCCACTTGAATTCTGTTTCGCTGACGGATCCGCATGATTCTCTTGATCAAATGCCAATGGGGTGCCTCGATCAGAGTGCTGCCCACGAAATTTCAAATAGTGTAATACGACACCACATTCCACATTCTTCCAGGCATCCGTTTGTAGCCGTCCATTTCGACGATGCTGCAGAGTCGCTTCATTCTTGTAATTCCGCTTCCGGAGCTGCATGATCTGCTGTTTCCACTTACTCAATTCGCTGAGCTGTGAATGATAGTCTGAACTCGGACTGGAACGAACTTCCAGTGAAGCGAGCCCGTGTCCAATTCCCCCCAATGCGCCCGCAGACTCGAATTCTATATCCTTCAGCAACCCGGTAATTGCCCCTTTCCTATCATAGAAGCGAATAAAATTCATCAGGCCCGGGGTTAATGGTCGCTGGATACAATGTCGATAGATCTGTCCGCGCACACGTTCGACCTGCCAGAATAGTGTGGCAAACAACTTATCGTCTGGTGATCGCCCCAGATAATCCAGACCGTTTTGCAGAAACTGCAATTGGACTGAAGGACCAGCATGTCCATTCACGTTGAAAAAATCCGACAGAGGGTCGAGATTCTGAACCTGATCAAGCTGTTTAGGCAAGGGGCGAATGGAGGCCCTGGTGAGCGCATTATATGCGTTTTGCATCAGTTTGAATGTCTCAGGGAATCCGCTATAAAAGGTCGTTATATTGCCCTGAAACAGGTCTTGAAATGCCCGTCGGACCACTGGAAAGTGCCCCGGATTAAAAAACCGGTGCTGTAATACTTGTTTCTCCTCGAGTTCCATCATATACGCCTGAAAGGACTCAACCCGAGTCCGCTTTGCCAGAAATGCTCCCAGGAAGTACCTGACAATGGCCGCCCGGATCAGCCACTGGGAGAGGTGGACACCTTCTTCGTGCTCAGCTCCTGCACTGGCGAACGCTTCGCATTTCATTGCCTGTGCCAGCCCTGCACCACGGCCGACCAAATTCATGGCAGAAGCCCAGGCTGTCGAAAAGTCCAGAGCAGCACCTAGATGAAGATGTGTTTCCGCGTAGCCGCCATTTCTCAGTAGCGCCTCCACGGCGGGGGCGAGCATGTTGACTCTCACAGGGCCTCGTCCGTTTTGCGATAACCCTGCCAGAAGTAAATCGCCGGGTAAGGAAAACGTCATCCAGCGCCAGGCTCGACGGGCAACAGGGTCGTAGGCTTCTTTCTCCTGATTTCTGCTGGGAGATTTTGGTTCAGCATTTGCCCCTCTTGAAACCAACCAGCGGGATGCCAGCCATTTGACATAATCCGCAAGGGACCGAGTTCCCTCAGCACAGTCCCCGAACCAGATCGAATTTCGCATGGAGATCAATTCATCCAGGCCGATGTGTGGGAATCGGGAAGTAAAATGTATTTCGGTTTGTCTCCACAGGTGCTTCGTCGC
The sequence above is a segment of the Gimesia algae genome. Coding sequences within it:
- a CDS encoding amidohydrolase family protein; this translates as MSNSRTVEISIDHILSELAAFPLCSSIPLNRPLISIDCDLNGATKHLWRQTEIHFTSRFPHIGLDELISMRNSIWFGDCAEGTRSLADYVKWLASRWLVSRGANAEPKSPSRNQEKEAYDPVARRAWRWMTFSLPGDLLLAGLSQNGRGPVRVNMLAPAVEALLRNGGYAETHLHLGAALDFSTAWASAMNLVGRGAGLAQAMKCEAFASAGAEHEEGVHLSQWLIRAAIVRYFLGAFLAKRTRVESFQAYMMELEEKQVLQHRFFNPGHFPVVRRAFQDLFQGNITTFYSGFPETFKLMQNAYNALTRASIRPLPKQLDQVQNLDPLSDFFNVNGHAGPSVQLQFLQNGLDYLGRSPDDKLFATLFWQVERVRGQIYRHCIQRPLTPGLMNFIRFYDRKGAITGLLKDIEFESAGALGGIGHGLASLEVRSSPSSDYHSQLSELSKWKQQIMQLRKRNYKNEATLQHRRNGRLQTDAWKNVECGVVLHYLKFRGQHSDRGTPLAFDQENHADPSAKQNSSGFRWQAFSRHTQKRSDVIRHTLKRFPDLLFLLRGLDACRDEHGVPTWVISPMFKAVHEGVRQISERERAHSKPEPPRLRSTVHVGEDFVHLATGLRYMDEAIEHIPLNGGDRVGHGLALGIEPAEWALRAMRIAMSREDRWLDLIWERNWHSRHGSQFTSNRRTYVEDEIIRLSNCIFQDNNFTWTPQNADQFIQWLHNPKALNRLGFPSSMLPRGLESDPLAFQLGRYLTEPGIYRRCREIEWVSVSDDADALIELQRLVRLRYANTGITIEVNPVSNLLIGDLSDLKKHPLWRITPGLGNDVGATLRICVGSDDPLPFATTLPEEYQFLFDSLVLAGRSQAEARVWLEHIRQAGMESRFTTPPLPVGLEK